The Stenotrophomonas maltophilia genome includes a region encoding these proteins:
- a CDS encoding sigma-54 dependent transcriptional regulator, with protein sequence MAAVPEASTSRCVLWFGEPLANERSALAAAGWYVRSIHPDPAMAIGLRGRDRLLAVLDLRHLDAVALQLLAPWIEQHQHLPWLAVLPPGAGPTSPAWLPLLQRCCARFTLPFGLQDLVCAMRQQFDADDPPVDATCGGHGPHALIGESAALHAVCTVLHKFAPVELPVLVTGETGTGKELAAHALHALSGRAGRPFIAVNCGAIPANLVQSELFGHERGSFTGADKRQIGVFESAHGGTVFLDEVGDLPAEAQTSLLRVLQEGTFERVGSSQPLRADVRVLAATHVELEHAVAQGRFRSDLYYRLNVLRLLMPPLRERGADVQLLGEHFLRCFRLRHGVRARGFAPAAVQAMRRFDWPGNVRELLNRVQRAAIMAEGELISERDLELGASAAVLPAAMLHDARGQAERDVLLQTLRQTGYNVSECARQMQISRVTVYRLCRKHRLELPAQR encoded by the coding sequence ATGGCAGCGGTCCCGGAGGCTTCTACGTCACGTTGCGTGCTCTGGTTTGGCGAGCCGCTGGCAAACGAGCGCAGTGCGCTGGCGGCAGCGGGCTGGTATGTGCGCAGCATCCATCCCGATCCCGCCATGGCGATTGGCCTGCGTGGGCGCGATCGTTTGCTCGCCGTGCTCGATCTGCGCCATCTCGATGCGGTCGCGCTGCAGCTGCTGGCGCCGTGGATCGAGCAGCACCAGCATCTACCCTGGCTCGCGGTACTGCCACCGGGTGCCGGACCCACATCGCCGGCTTGGCTGCCGTTGCTGCAGCGATGCTGCGCGCGCTTCACGCTGCCGTTCGGCCTGCAGGACCTGGTCTGCGCAATGCGCCAGCAGTTCGACGCGGATGATCCGCCTGTCGACGCAACCTGCGGTGGGCACGGACCGCACGCGCTGATTGGCGAAAGCGCCGCGTTGCATGCGGTGTGCACGGTGCTGCACAAGTTTGCGCCGGTGGAGCTGCCGGTGCTGGTCACAGGTGAAACCGGTACCGGCAAGGAACTGGCCGCACACGCGCTGCATGCGCTGTCGGGGCGTGCCGGCAGGCCTTTCATTGCAGTGAACTGCGGTGCGATTCCGGCCAACCTGGTGCAGTCGGAGCTGTTCGGCCACGAACGTGGCTCGTTCACCGGTGCCGACAAGCGGCAGATCGGCGTGTTCGAATCGGCCCATGGCGGAACGGTGTTTCTTGATGAGGTGGGCGATCTGCCGGCAGAGGCACAGACCAGTCTGCTGCGTGTGTTGCAGGAGGGAACCTTCGAGCGCGTGGGCAGCAGCCAGCCGCTGCGCGCAGACGTGCGTGTGCTTGCCGCGACCCACGTCGAACTGGAACACGCGGTGGCGCAGGGGCGGTTCCGCAGCGATCTCTACTACCGCCTGAATGTGCTGCGCCTGTTGATGCCACCGCTGCGCGAGCGCGGCGCCGACGTGCAGCTGCTGGGCGAGCACTTCCTGCGCTGCTTCCGGTTGCGCCACGGCGTGCGTGCACGCGGCTTCGCACCGGCCGCAGTACAGGCCATGCGGCGCTTCGACTGGCCCGGCAACGTACGCGAACTTCTCAACCGTGTGCAGCGTGCAGCGATCATGGCCGAAGGCGAGCTGATCAGTGAGCGTGACCTGGAGCTGGGCGCATCGGCGGCGGTCCTGCCGGCGGCGATGCTGCACGATGCACGGGGGCAGGCCGAGCGCGATGTGCTGCTGCAGACCCTGCGCCAGACCGGCTACAACGTCTCCGAGTGTGCGCGGCAGATGCAGATATCGCGGGTGACGGTGTATCGCCTGTGCCGCAAGCACCGGCTGGAGCTGCCTGCGCAGCGCTGA
- a CDS encoding C39 family peptidase, with product MIRCRLSMCLLACLLLLATVAAWAGDVRFSGVLPNGALLQQKVESMQERRYRNVVRQHTDYSCGAAALATILRHAYHLQTDEATVIEGMMGVSDPALVAERGFSLLDIKRYVESLGMRGRGYRIDETRLRTLRVPGLVLMDVRGFRHFVVLKQVRNGIVEVADPILGNRSLALPEFLAAWPSRAVFVVIGSDFDRNTALLQPSERPSARALFARQGPITDAELVDFGFSHADLF from the coding sequence ATGATCCGTTGCCGTCTTTCGATGTGCCTGCTGGCCTGCCTGTTGCTGCTGGCCACTGTTGCTGCGTGGGCGGGCGACGTGCGCTTCAGTGGCGTACTGCCCAATGGAGCGCTGCTGCAGCAGAAGGTGGAGAGCATGCAGGAGCGGCGCTACCGCAACGTGGTACGCCAGCACACCGACTACAGCTGCGGGGCTGCGGCGCTGGCGACCATCCTTCGCCACGCCTACCACCTGCAGACCGACGAGGCGACGGTGATTGAAGGGATGATGGGGGTGTCCGATCCAGCGCTGGTGGCCGAACGCGGCTTCTCCCTGCTCGACATCAAGCGCTACGTGGAATCGCTGGGCATGCGTGGCCGGGGCTACCGCATCGATGAAACACGACTGCGCACCCTTCGCGTGCCGGGACTGGTGCTGATGGACGTGCGCGGTTTCCGCCATTTCGTGGTGCTCAAGCAGGTGCGCAACGGCATCGTGGAAGTGGCTGACCCGATCCTCGGCAACCGCAGCCTGGCGCTGCCGGAGTTCCTGGCCGCCTGGCCATCGCGCGCGGTCTTCGTGGTGATCGGCAGCGACTTCGATCGCAACACCGCTCTTCTGCAACCCAGCGAACGGCCCAGTGCCCGCGCGCTCTTCGCGCGGCAAGGGCCGATCACCGATGCCGAACTGGTGGACTTCGGCTTCAGCCACGCCGACCTGTTCTGA